From a region of the Coffea arabica cultivar ET-39 chromosome 3e, Coffea Arabica ET-39 HiFi, whole genome shotgun sequence genome:
- the LOC113737172 gene encoding chalcone--flavanone isomerase-like translates to MILMAPAFSVSEVEVEGHVFPSSMKPSGSNGTFFLGGAGYRGLEIQGKFIKFSLPGVYLEETAIPSLAAKWKGKTAEELMESVEFFRDIITGPFEKFIRLTFLKPLTGEEFSKKVSEDCADYLKVIGSYTDAEDKAIEKFHDIFKNESFQPGDSILYSQSPLGSLRISFSKHDSIPEVSGGVVENKPLSETVLESIIGRDGVSPSTRKSLAVRVSDLLKVSDTAS, encoded by the exons ATGATACTAATGGCGCCGGCATTCTCCGTTAGCGAAGTTGAAGTTGAGGGCCACGTGTTCCCTTCATCCATGAAGCCTTCTGGCTCCAACGGTACCTTTTTTCTTGGAGGCGCGGGGTATAGAGGATTGGAAATTCAAGGCAAGTTTATCAAGTTCTCACTTCCTGGAGTGTATTTGGAGGAGACTGCAATTCCGTCACTCGCCGCCAAGTGGAAGGGCAAGACTGCTGAGGAGTTGATGGAATCTGTTGAGTTCTTCAGGGACATCATTACAG GTCCCTTTGAGAAGTTCATTAGGTTGACATTTTTGAAGCCCTTGACGGGTGAGGAATTCTCGAAAAAAGTAAGTGAAGATTGTGCCGACTACTTGAAAGTAATTGGAAGTTACACTGATGCAGAGGATAAAGCTATTGAAAAGTTCCATGATATTTTCAAGAACGAGTCCTTCCAACCTGGTGACTCCATCCTGTACTCCCAATCACCCCTTGGATCACTAAGAATTAGCTTCTCCAAGCATGATTCCATACCCGAGGTTAGCGGTGGAGTTGTGGAGAACAAACCACTATCTGAAACAGTGCTGGAATCCATTATTGGCAGGGATGGTGTTTCACCTTCTACAAGGAAGAGTCTGGCAGTACGAGTATCAGACTTGTTGAAAGTGTCTGACACTGCATCATAG
- the LOC113737023 gene encoding cyclin-dependent kinase inhibitor 4, translating into MVVNHAQTPLGVRTRSMTLELKRIQKLPASPSAASAAIGDGGSYLQLRSRRVERLSPFAAKAKTRKILKGSTSKSQGTRPASENQESEKDKGKRPMLEENENEEKNKNPDDLKVMESSWGENNLEAKSAERATRETTPVHLIRDPNALVLPPFSSTRRRYTRTTRANPRQFINPVEDYLNALFGDLEERHKNKCIEKYNFNFDKEEPLPGRYDWEKLMP; encoded by the exons ATGGTGGTGAACCATGCTCAAACCCCGCTTGGTGTACGTACGAGGTCCATGACTCTGGAACTCAAGCGTATACAGAAGTTACCTGCTTCACCATCAGCTGCATCTGCAGCCATTGGAGATGGTGGATCCTATCTGCAACTGAGGAGCCGTAGGGTGGAAAGGCTCTCACCATTTGCTGCTAAAGCAAAAACCCGAAAGATTCTCAAGGGTTCGACTTCAAAGAGCCAGGGAACTAGGCCAGCCAGTGAGAATCAAGAAAGTGAGAAAGACAAGGGGAAGCGTCCAATGCTGGAGGAGAATGAAAATgaggagaaaaacaaaaaccctGATGATTTGAAGGTCATGGAGTCCTCCTGGGGAGAGAACAACTTGGAGGCTAAAAGTGCTGAAAG gGCCACAAGGGAGACCACGCCAGTCCATTTGATTAGGGATCCAAACGCTCTGGTTCTTCCCCCCTTTTCAAGCACCAGGCGTCGCTACACCCGCACCACAAGGGCCAATCCAAGGCAGTTCATTAACCCGGTAGAAGATTACCTGAACGCACTTTTTGGTGATCTTGAAGAGAGGCATAAAAACAAGTGCATTGAGAA GTACAACTTCAACTTCGACAAGGAAGAGCCGCTACCTGGCCGTTATGATTGGGAGAAATTGATGCCTTAA